In Corynebacterium guangdongense, one DNA window encodes the following:
- a CDS encoding acyl-CoA thioesterase has protein sequence MTESTRSPKVTLRFLAAPTDVLVHGNHGVHGGRVLEWIDKAAYACAVQWSATYCVTAYVGHIHFTRPIPSGHLVEVRSRIAMTGRSSMHIVNEVYSADPKEGVFTRACDCLVIFVAKDAETGRPTTVPSYVPETAEEQRVEKAAESRIALRKAIQAEMEKQTYDGPSDAPRVVHRFLAKPTDINWGGNVHGGTAMEWIDEAGISCAVEWSGEHCVAVYAGGIRFYKPIHIGDLIEVDARMMRTDARSMQMSIHVRSGDPRGGRANLTEAIHATVTYIGIDVDGNPLPARQFIPVTEEDVRLSEHAQVLRELRAEFTPLPLVAGARPNHVD, from the coding sequence ATGACTGAATCCACCCGCTCCCCCAAGGTCACGCTGCGTTTCCTCGCGGCACCGACGGACGTGCTCGTCCACGGCAACCACGGCGTCCACGGCGGTCGCGTGCTGGAGTGGATCGACAAGGCCGCCTACGCGTGCGCGGTGCAGTGGTCGGCGACCTACTGCGTCACAGCCTACGTCGGCCACATTCACTTCACCCGTCCGATCCCCTCCGGTCACCTCGTGGAGGTGCGCTCGCGTATCGCCATGACGGGGCGTTCCTCGATGCACATCGTCAACGAGGTCTACTCCGCGGATCCGAAGGAGGGTGTGTTCACCCGGGCCTGCGACTGCCTGGTCATCTTCGTCGCCAAGGACGCGGAGACCGGCCGCCCCACCACGGTTCCCTCCTATGTCCCGGAGACCGCGGAGGAGCAGCGCGTCGAGAAGGCCGCCGAGTCGCGTATCGCGCTGCGCAAAGCCATCCAGGCCGAGATGGAGAAGCAGACCTACGACGGTCCGTCCGACGCGCCGCGCGTCGTGCACCGTTTCCTGGCCAAGCCGACGGACATCAACTGGGGCGGCAACGTCCACGGCGGCACCGCCATGGAGTGGATCGATGAGGCTGGCATCTCCTGCGCGGTGGAGTGGTCCGGTGAGCACTGCGTCGCGGTCTACGCCGGCGGCATCCGCTTCTACAAGCCGATCCACATCGGCGACCTCATCGAGGTCGACGCCCGGATGATGCGCACCGACGCCCGCTCGATGCAGATGTCCATCCACGTCCGTTCCGGTGACCCGCGCGGCGGCCGCGCCAACCTCACCGAGGCCATCCACGCAACGGTGACCTACATCGGCATCGACGTCGACGGCAACCCGCTGCCGGCCCGCCAGTTCATCCCGGTCACCGAGGAGGACGTTCGCCTCTCCGAGCATGCCCAGGTCCTGCGCGAGCTGCGCGCCGAGTTCACCCCCCTGCCGCTGGTCGCCGGCGCCCGCCCGAACCACGTCGACTAG
- a CDS encoding LysE family translocator → MEASVVLSFWALALLLSATPGPDWALVLGHSLGGRSIVPPLTGIALGYLGLTTVVAAGLGAVVASQPAVLTIVTILGALVLAWIGVGMLRSAVAGPDGGLTPPAEEPGQTSPTAGGGVALLERATTGRRTRTRGQIIAQGATVSGLNPKGLLLFVALLPQFVSPAAPLPVWAQMFTLGLVFIVSALSVYTALGLTARRLLAGSERASRILTGVAGGAMILVAAVMLAEHFLG, encoded by the coding sequence ATGGAGGCATCGGTGGTTCTGAGTTTCTGGGCGCTCGCCCTGCTCCTGTCGGCGACGCCGGGGCCGGACTGGGCACTCGTGCTCGGGCACAGCCTGGGCGGGCGCAGCATCGTCCCGCCGCTGACGGGCATCGCCCTCGGCTACCTGGGCCTGACGACGGTCGTGGCCGCCGGCCTCGGCGCCGTCGTGGCCTCGCAGCCCGCGGTGCTGACCATCGTCACGATTCTCGGCGCGCTGGTGCTGGCGTGGATCGGCGTCGGCATGCTCCGCTCCGCAGTGGCTGGGCCGGACGGCGGCCTGACGCCGCCCGCCGAGGAACCCGGGCAGACGTCCCCGACGGCAGGGGGCGGGGTGGCGCTGCTGGAGCGCGCGACGACGGGGAGGCGGACCCGGACGCGGGGGCAGATCATCGCGCAGGGGGCGACGGTCAGCGGCCTCAACCCGAAGGGCCTGCTGCTGTTCGTGGCGCTCCTGCCGCAGTTCGTCAGCCCGGCCGCCCCGCTGCCGGTGTGGGCCCAGATGTTCACCCTCGGACTGGTCTTCATCGTGTCGGCGCTGTCGGTCTACACCGCCCTCGGCCTCACGGCGCGTCGCCTGCTGGCCGGCTCCGAACGTGCGTCCAGGATCCTCACCGGCGTCGCGGGCGGAGCCATGATCCTGGTCGCCGCCGTCATGCTGGCGGAGCACTTCCTGGGCTGA
- a CDS encoding alpha/beta hydrolase, with product MSTTRVLAVTLAAVLLAWPSAGAQASTSGDGSALSGEPSATGPSSTGLSSVDTAVTVSSGSSLSSNVALSSVPALVGAILAEGALGSSLFGVPGRGPSSSGPQDVSATFPPELGPAGSGAELRSVEHVTGDLHRFEVYSPSMDRIVRNEILLPGGAANTAARPTFYLLMGADGAHSGWTWARTTDYESFFADRQVNVVTPIGSVSSMQTNWYDADPVLGDNQWGTYLVNELPEIVDTHFHGSGRDAVGGVSMSGGPAFDLAAIAPDRFVAAASYSGCPATEGLFGSSFTRAAVTMNGGTPDNMWGSAFDPAWAAHNPAANLDRLAGTALFVSAAHGIPGEIDNQPSSRPLNPIETASYVCSDWFVDHARSFGHEVDWYPLAEGAHSWGLFEHQMRTSWRTIGPALGVE from the coding sequence ATGAGCACGACCCGCGTCCTCGCCGTCACGCTGGCGGCCGTCCTCCTCGCGTGGCCCTCGGCCGGCGCGCAGGCGTCGACCAGCGGAGACGGCTCCGCGCTTTCCGGCGAGCCCTCCGCCACCGGCCCGTCCTCGACGGGCCTGAGCTCGGTCGACACCGCGGTGACGGTCTCCTCCGGGTCCTCCCTCTCCTCCAATGTGGCGCTGTCGTCGGTGCCCGCGCTGGTCGGCGCGATCCTCGCCGAGGGCGCGCTCGGCTCCAGCCTCTTCGGTGTGCCGGGGCGGGGACCGAGCAGTTCCGGCCCCCAGGACGTCAGCGCCACCTTCCCGCCGGAGTTGGGGCCGGCGGGCTCAGGCGCGGAACTGCGCAGCGTTGAGCACGTCACCGGCGACCTGCACCGCTTCGAGGTGTACTCGCCGTCGATGGACAGGATCGTCAGAAACGAGATTCTGCTGCCCGGCGGGGCAGCGAACACCGCCGCCCGGCCGACCTTCTACCTGCTGATGGGCGCCGACGGCGCACACAGCGGCTGGACCTGGGCACGGACCACCGACTACGAGTCCTTCTTCGCCGACAGGCAGGTCAACGTGGTCACCCCGATCGGCTCGGTGTCCTCCATGCAGACGAACTGGTACGACGCTGACCCGGTCCTCGGTGACAACCAGTGGGGCACCTACCTGGTCAACGAGCTCCCCGAGATCGTTGACACGCACTTCCACGGTTCGGGGCGCGATGCCGTCGGCGGCGTCTCCATGTCCGGGGGCCCGGCGTTTGACCTGGCCGCGATCGCCCCGGATCGATTCGTCGCGGCGGCGTCCTACTCCGGGTGCCCGGCCACCGAGGGGCTCTTCGGATCCAGCTTCACCCGTGCCGCCGTCACCATGAACGGCGGCACCCCCGACAACATGTGGGGCAGCGCGTTCGACCCCGCATGGGCCGCGCACAACCCCGCGGCGAACCTGGACCGGCTGGCCGGCACGGCGCTGTTCGTCTCCGCCGCCCACGGCATCCCCGGAGAAATTGACAACCAGCCGAGCTCCCGCCCGCTCAACCCCATCGAGACGGCCTCCTACGTGTGTTCGGACTGGTTCGTCGACCACGCCCGCAGCTTCGGTCACGAGGTCGACTGGTATCCCCTGGCCGAGGGGGCGCACTCGTGGGGCCTGTTCGAGCACCAGATGCGCACCTCCTGGCGCACCATCGGTCCCGCCCTGGGCGTCGAGTAG